The following coding sequences are from one Sphingobium sp. Cam5-1 window:
- the pyrH gene encoding UMP kinase, with amino-acid sequence MTRPPFKRILLKLSGEVLMGQGQFGIEPETVNRVASEIAAAKDAGFEICVVVGGGNIFRGLAGAAKGFDRTSADYMGMLATVMNALAVQNALEKIGYDTRVQSAIPMATVCEPYIRRKAVRHMEKGRIVIFAAGTGSPFFTTDTTAALRAAEMNCDALFKGTSVDGIYNADPKKVADAARYDEISFDKVLNDNLKVMDASAIALCRENNIPIVVFNIRETGNLTKVLAGDGVATIVQNQER; translated from the coding sequence ATGACTCGTCCGCCGTTCAAGCGCATCTTGCTGAAACTCTCGGGCGAAGTGCTGATGGGGCAGGGGCAATTCGGCATCGAGCCGGAAACCGTGAACCGTGTCGCGTCCGAAATCGCTGCGGCGAAGGATGCGGGCTTCGAAATCTGCGTCGTTGTCGGCGGCGGCAACATCTTTCGTGGCCTGGCGGGAGCCGCCAAGGGCTTCGACCGCACGAGCGCCGATTATATGGGCATGCTCGCCACCGTCATGAATGCTTTGGCGGTGCAGAATGCGCTGGAAAAGATCGGCTATGACACGCGCGTTCAATCGGCCATTCCGATGGCGACCGTGTGCGAGCCCTATATTCGGCGCAAAGCGGTGCGGCACATGGAAAAGGGCCGGATCGTCATCTTCGCGGCGGGCACCGGCAGTCCTTTCTTCACCACCGATACCACTGCGGCACTGCGCGCGGCCGAGATGAACTGCGACGCACTGTTCAAGGGCACCAGCGTGGACGGCATTTATAATGCCGACCCCAAGAAGGTAGCCGACGCTGCGCGTTATGATGAGATCAGCTTCGACAAGGTGCTGAACGATAATCTGAAGGTCATGGACGCGAGCGCCATTGCTCTCTGCCGCGAAAACAATATCCCCATCGTCGTCTTCAACATCCGCGAAACCGGCAATCTGACAAAGGTGCTGGCCGGGGACGGAGTTGCAACGATCGTGCAAAATCAGGAGCGCTGA
- the tsf gene encoding translation elongation factor Ts: MAEITAAAVKELRDRSGAGMMDCKKALAEANGDMEAAVDWLRAKGLAAAQKKSSRTAAEGLVGVAVAGTKGVAVEVNSETDFVAKNDQFQDFVRTVAQVALNSGATDAEALSSQAHPAGGTISEKLVSNIATIGENQTLRRIGQLEVSQGVVVPYVHNAAAPGLGKIGVLVALEGDAPADVLEPLGKQIAMHIAAAFPLALSADDIDPAIIEREAAIAREKNADKIAGKSEEIAAKIINGPVEKFRKENALLTQAFVMDGKTPVQDVIAAAAKDAGKSITLKNYVRFQLGEGIEKETSDFAAEVAAAAGV, translated from the coding sequence ATGGCCGAGATTACCGCTGCTGCCGTCAAGGAACTGCGCGACCGTTCGGGCGCGGGCATGATGGACTGCAAAAAGGCGCTCGCTGAAGCCAATGGCGACATGGAAGCCGCCGTTGACTGGCTGCGCGCAAAGGGGCTCGCCGCCGCGCAGAAGAAGTCGAGCCGCACCGCTGCTGAAGGCCTGGTCGGCGTTGCCGTTGCTGGCACCAAGGGCGTTGCCGTTGAAGTGAACAGCGAAACCGACTTCGTAGCGAAGAACGACCAGTTCCAGGACTTCGTCCGCACCGTGGCTCAGGTTGCCCTGAACAGCGGCGCGACCGATGCAGAGGCGCTGTCGTCGCAAGCGCACCCGGCTGGTGGCACGATTTCGGAGAAGCTGGTGTCGAACATCGCCACCATTGGTGAGAACCAGACCCTGCGCCGCATCGGTCAGCTGGAAGTGAGCCAAGGCGTTGTTGTTCCCTACGTTCACAACGCCGCTGCGCCGGGTCTCGGCAAGATCGGCGTGCTGGTCGCGCTGGAAGGCGATGCGCCTGCTGACGTGCTGGAACCGCTGGGCAAGCAGATCGCGATGCACATCGCTGCCGCCTTCCCGCTGGCGCTGTCGGCCGATGACATCGATCCTGCAATCATCGAGCGCGAAGCTGCGATCGCGCGTGAAAAGAACGCCGACAAGATTGCTGGAAAGTCCGAAGAGATCGCTGCCAAGATCATCAATGGACCGGTCGAAAAGTTCCGCAAGGAAAACGCTCTTCTGACGCAGGCCTTTGTGATGGATGGCAAAACTCCGGTACAGGACGTCATCGCGGCGGCGGCGAAGGACGCTGGCAAGTCGATCACGCTGAAGAACTATGTCCGCTTCCAGCTCGGCGAAGGCATCGAGAAGGAAACGAGCGACTTCGCCGCTGAAGTCGCCGCGGCTGCGGGCGTTTGA
- the rpsB gene encoding 30S ribosomal protein S2, translated as MAAPVVTMHQLIEAGAHFGHQTHRWNPRMKPYIFGERNGIHILDLSQTVPLFGRALDFVSATVAAGGKVLFVGTKRQAQDPIAEAARKSGQHFVNHRWLGGMLTNWKTISGSIKRLKTLEEKLSGDTHGFTKKEVLQMTREREKLELSLGGIRDMNGIPDVMFVIDANKEELAIKEANTLGIPVVAILDSNVSPDGIAFPVPANDDASRAIRLYCDAIAAAATKGNRGAQQASGVDLGALDEPEVEEVAAQA; from the coding sequence ATGGCGGCACCTGTCGTCACCATGCACCAATTGATCGAGGCTGGCGCCCATTTCGGCCACCAGACCCACCGCTGGAACCCGCGCATGAAGCCGTACATTTTCGGCGAGCGCAACGGCATCCACATCCTTGACCTGTCGCAGACCGTGCCGCTGTTCGGCCGCGCGCTCGACTTCGTGTCGGCGACCGTCGCCGCCGGTGGCAAGGTGCTGTTCGTCGGCACCAAGCGCCAGGCGCAGGACCCGATCGCTGAAGCCGCCCGCAAGTCGGGTCAGCATTTCGTCAACCATCGTTGGCTGGGCGGCATGCTCACCAACTGGAAGACCATTTCGGGCTCGATCAAGCGTCTGAAGACCCTTGAAGAGAAGCTGTCGGGCGACACCCACGGCTTCACCAAGAAGGAAGTCCTTCAGATGACCCGCGAGCGCGAGAAGCTCGAACTGTCGCTGGGCGGCATCCGCGACATGAACGGCATCCCCGATGTCATGTTCGTGATCGACGCCAACAAGGAAGAGCTGGCGATCAAGGAAGCCAACACGCTGGGTATCCCGGTCGTCGCGATCCTCGATTCGAACGTTTCGCCCGACGGCATCGCTTTCCCGGTTCCGGCGAATGACGACGCCAGCCGCGCGATCCGCCTCTATTGCGACGCCATCGCTGCCGCAGCCACCAAGGGCAACCGTGGTGCGCAGCAGGCTTCGGGCGTTGACCTCGGTGCTCTGGACGAGCCCGAAGTTGAAGAGGTCGCCGCTCAGGCCTGA
- a CDS encoding CDP-alcohol phosphatidyltransferase family protein — protein MRQRRAIPRGLRRGITLRMVAPNAVTAMALCFGLTGVRYGISGEWERAVLSILIAGVLDGLDGRIARLLRGESRFGAELDSLSDSIAFGVAPALILYLWSLHAMPKFGWIFALAHALSCALRLARFNANIDADIQPHKSAGFLTGVPAPAGAGLAFVPLYLWLVTGQEIFRAWYVVAPWTAFIAFLMISSIATYTWSALRLRKRIRLEAIAVAGLLAALLITDPWLTLLFLCAIYLVTIPFGMMSYAKVRRQQTTATGT, from the coding sequence ATGAGGCAGCGGCGCGCTATCCCGCGTGGGCTTCGCCGGGGCATCACGCTGCGGATGGTCGCGCCCAATGCCGTCACCGCAATGGCGCTATGCTTTGGCCTGACGGGCGTGCGTTACGGCATTTCCGGGGAGTGGGAGAGGGCAGTCCTGTCCATCCTGATCGCGGGCGTGCTGGACGGGCTCGATGGTCGCATCGCTCGGCTGCTGCGTGGGGAAAGCCGATTCGGCGCGGAGCTGGATTCGCTTTCCGACTCCATCGCCTTTGGTGTTGCGCCAGCGCTGATCCTGTACCTTTGGTCGCTGCATGCCATGCCGAAGTTCGGCTGGATATTCGCGCTGGCACATGCGCTCTCGTGCGCGCTGCGGCTTGCGCGTTTCAACGCCAATATTGACGCGGACATACAGCCGCATAAATCGGCCGGGTTCCTGACGGGCGTGCCAGCGCCTGCGGGAGCGGGTTTGGCATTCGTACCGCTTTATCTGTGGCTGGTGACAGGGCAGGAAATTTTCCGGGCCTGGTATGTGGTTGCGCCCTGGACGGCCTTCATCGCCTTCCTGATGATTTCCAGCATTGCGACCTACACCTGGTCGGCGCTGCGGCTCCGCAAAAGGATCAGGCTTGAGGCGATCGCCGTCGCTGGCTTGCTCGCCGCGTTGCTGATCACCGATCCCTGGCTGACGCTGTTATTCCTGTGCGCCATATATCTCGTGACGATTCCGTTCGGGATGATGTCCTACGCTAAAGTCCGACGGCAACAAACGACCGCCACCGGGACGTGA
- a CDS encoding phosphatidylserine decarboxylase: protein MENDEITVALGGNVKWRFPSVHPEGMKFGLIAAAITAVLFLVGWTIPGWLMVMVTIWVFAFFRDPVRAVPQDERAIVAPADGLVTLIQRVPPPREIAGADGLGDQPMIRVSIFMSVFDVHINRTPIGGTVKSVVYISGKFLNADLDKASEDNERQHILVERHDGLRVGFTQIAGLVARRIVPFVKPGDMIAAGQRIGLIRFGSRVDVYLPAGTAPRVVLGQRTVAGETILGQIGDMRVISGIQQ from the coding sequence ATGGAAAATGACGAAATCACCGTCGCCTTGGGCGGCAATGTGAAGTGGCGCTTCCCTTCGGTGCATCCGGAGGGGATGAAATTCGGCCTGATTGCTGCGGCGATTACGGCAGTACTGTTCCTGGTGGGCTGGACGATACCCGGCTGGCTGATGGTGATGGTGACGATCTGGGTGTTCGCTTTCTTCCGCGATCCGGTGCGCGCGGTCCCGCAGGATGAGCGGGCGATTGTGGCGCCCGCCGATGGCCTGGTGACGCTGATCCAGCGCGTGCCGCCGCCGCGCGAGATAGCGGGCGCGGATGGCCTTGGCGATCAGCCGATGATCCGCGTATCGATCTTCATGAGTGTGTTCGACGTTCACATCAACCGCACGCCGATCGGCGGGACGGTGAAGTCGGTCGTCTATATTTCGGGCAAGTTCCTGAACGCCGACCTCGACAAGGCGAGCGAGGATAATGAACGGCAGCACATACTGGTGGAGCGCCATGACGGCTTGCGCGTCGGCTTCACCCAGATCGCGGGCCTGGTAGCGCGGCGGATCGTGCCGTTCGTGAAACCGGGCGATATGATCGCGGCGGGACAGCGGATCGGGCTCATCCGCTTTGGTAGCCGCGTGGACGTATACCTGCCCGCTGGAACGGCACCGCGCGTGGTGCTGGGGCAAAGGACCGTTGCAGGGGAGACGATCCTCGGCCAGATTGGCGACATGCGGGTCATTTCGGGTATCCAGCAATGA
- a CDS encoding NADP-dependent isocitrate dehydrogenase: MAKIKVKNPVVEIDGDEMTRIIWQWIRERLILPYLDIDLKYYDLSVEKRDETNDQITVDCANAVKQYGVGVKCATITPDEARVEEFGLKEMWKSPNGTIRNILGGVVFREPIVIKNVPRLVPGWTDPIVIGRHAFGDQYRATDFLVPGPGKLRMVWDGANGEKIEKDVFNFPSPGVAMGMYNLDDSIRDFARASMNYALDRGWPLYLSTKNTILKAYDGRFKDLFQEVFDKEFADQFNAKGIVYEHRLIDDMVASALKWSGKFVWACKNYDGDVQSDTVAQGFGSLGLMTSVLLSPDGKTVEAEAAHGTVTRHYRQHQQGKQTSTNPIASIFAWTQGLAYRGKFDDTPEVTKFAETLERVCIETVESGAMTKDLALLIGPDQAWMTTEQFFEAIRANLETAMGQWN; encoded by the coding sequence ATGGCGAAGATCAAGGTCAAAAACCCGGTCGTGGAGATCGACGGCGACGAAATGACGCGGATCATCTGGCAGTGGATCCGTGAGCGCCTCATTCTCCCCTATCTCGACATCGACCTCAAATATTATGACCTGAGCGTCGAAAAGCGCGACGAAACCAACGACCAGATCACCGTCGATTGCGCCAATGCGGTCAAGCAATATGGGGTCGGCGTGAAGTGCGCCACCATCACCCCGGACGAAGCGCGCGTCGAGGAATTCGGCCTCAAGGAAATGTGGAAGTCGCCCAATGGCACGATCCGCAACATCCTGGGCGGCGTCGTGTTCCGCGAACCGATCGTCATCAAGAACGTGCCCCGCCTGGTTCCCGGCTGGACCGACCCCATCGTCATCGGCCGTCACGCATTCGGCGACCAGTATCGCGCCACCGACTTCCTGGTCCCCGGCCCCGGCAAGCTGCGCATGGTATGGGACGGCGCGAACGGCGAGAAGATCGAGAAGGACGTCTTCAACTTCCCCAGCCCGGGCGTCGCCATGGGCATGTACAATCTCGACGATTCGATCCGCGACTTCGCTCGCGCCAGCATGAATTATGCGCTCGATCGCGGATGGCCGCTGTATCTGTCGACCAAGAACACCATCCTCAAGGCCTATGACGGCCGCTTCAAGGACCTGTTCCAGGAAGTGTTCGACAAGGAATTCGCCGATCAGTTCAACGCGAAGGGCATCGTCTATGAGCATCGCCTGATTGACGACATGGTTGCCTCCGCCCTGAAGTGGAGCGGCAAGTTCGTCTGGGCCTGCAAGAACTATGACGGCGACGTCCAGTCCGACACCGTCGCGCAGGGCTTCGGCTCGCTGGGCCTCATGACCTCCGTCCTGCTGTCGCCCGATGGCAAGACCGTCGAAGCGGAAGCCGCGCACGGCACCGTCACCCGCCACTATCGCCAACACCAGCAGGGCAAGCAGACATCGACCAACCCGATCGCGTCGATCTTCGCCTGGACGCAGGGCCTGGCCTATCGCGGCAAGTTCGACGACACCCCGGAAGTCACGAAGTTCGCCGAAACGCTGGAACGGGTCTGCATCGAAACCGTGGAAAGCGGCGCGATGACCAAGGATCTTGCCTTGCTGATCGGTCCGGATCAGGCATGGATGACCACCGAGCAGTTCTTCGAGGCGATCCGCGCGAACCTCGAAACCGCCATGGGCCAGTGGAACTGA
- a CDS encoding carbon-nitrogen hydrolase family protein yields MTTATRKRLEVRTAVPADVRGIQRLIARVYPGMANYSLATLRGQINNFPNGCFVALYDNKIVGYCATMRVSRSMAFSFHDWEEITANGFGTRHSAAGEWLYGYEMAVDPKLRGLRIGQRLYDERKELAEELDLHGIVIAGRMPGYARAKRRVDGPADYLDKVVQGRLRDQVISFQLKNQFEPLGVLENYLPEDKQSDGHAAHLVWRNPYVDPDEAPEMRVPRGVESVRLATCQLQARAVADFDEFIRNIEYFVDVAADYRSDFIVFPELFTLPLLSFETRKLSPLEAIDKLTGYTPRLTKELTRMALEYNINIIGGSHPTRADDGDIQNIAYVALRDGSVHTQEKIHPTPNEAFWWNIKGGDSLDVIQTDCGPIGVLICYDSEFPELARRLVDQGARIIFVPFCTDSRLGYMRVRYCAQARAIENQCYVVMSGNVGNLPNVDNMDIQYAQSAILTPCDLPFARDGIAAESTENVETLTMADVNLADLSWARAEGTVRNLRDRRFDLYHIDWDSSPDHAHAPSGGPVPAGGHNAPGGG; encoded by the coding sequence ATGACGACAGCAACACGCAAACGGCTGGAGGTCCGCACCGCGGTGCCTGCCGACGTTCGCGGCATCCAAAGGCTGATCGCACGCGTCTATCCCGGCATGGCCAACTATTCGCTCGCCACCCTGCGCGGCCAGATCAACAATTTCCCGAACGGCTGCTTCGTCGCCCTCTATGACAATAAGATCGTCGGCTATTGCGCGACCATGCGCGTCAGCCGGTCTATGGCCTTTTCCTTCCATGATTGGGAAGAAATCACCGCCAACGGCTTCGGCACTCGGCACAGCGCGGCTGGTGAATGGCTCTACGGCTATGAAATGGCGGTCGATCCAAAGCTGCGCGGGCTGCGCATCGGCCAGCGGCTCTATGACGAGCGCAAGGAACTGGCCGAAGAGCTGGACCTGCACGGCATCGTCATAGCTGGCCGCATGCCGGGCTATGCTCGCGCGAAACGCCGGGTCGATGGCCCTGCCGACTATCTGGATAAGGTGGTCCAGGGCAGGCTGCGCGACCAGGTCATCAGCTTCCAGCTCAAGAACCAGTTCGAACCGCTCGGCGTCCTCGAAAACTATCTGCCCGAAGACAAGCAATCCGACGGCCACGCCGCGCATCTGGTGTGGCGAAACCCTTATGTCGATCCCGACGAAGCGCCGGAAATGCGGGTGCCGCGCGGCGTCGAGAGCGTTCGCCTCGCCACCTGCCAGCTTCAGGCCCGCGCCGTCGCCGACTTCGATGAATTTATTCGCAACATCGAATATTTCGTTGATGTTGCAGCAGATTATCGTTCCGACTTCATCGTCTTCCCGGAACTGTTCACCCTCCCCCTGCTCTCCTTCGAAACCAGGAAACTGTCTCCACTGGAAGCGATCGACAAGCTCACCGGCTACACACCGCGTCTGACGAAGGAACTGACGCGCATGGCGCTGGAATATAATATCAACATCATAGGCGGCTCCCATCCAACCCGCGCCGACGATGGCGACATCCAGAACATCGCCTATGTCGCCCTGCGAGACGGATCGGTCCACACGCAGGAAAAGATCCACCCGACCCCCAACGAAGCCTTCTGGTGGAACATCAAGGGTGGCGATTCGCTGGACGTGATCCAGACCGATTGCGGCCCGATCGGCGTCCTCATCTGCTATGACAGCGAATTTCCCGAACTCGCCCGCCGCTTGGTGGATCAGGGCGCGCGCATCATCTTCGTTCCCTTCTGCACCGACTCGCGCCTCGGCTATATGCGCGTGCGCTACTGCGCGCAGGCGCGGGCGATCGAAAACCAATGCTATGTCGTCATGTCCGGCAATGTCGGCAATCTGCCCAACGTCGACAATATGGACATCCAATATGCGCAAAGCGCCATCCTGACCCCCTGCGACCTACCCTTTGCCCGGGACGGCATCGCAGCGGAGTCCACCGAGAATGTCGAAACGCTGACCATGGCCGACGTCAACCTCGCCGACCTCAGCTGGGCGCGAGCAGAAGGCACGGTGCGCAACCTGCGCGATCGCCGGTTCGACCTTTATCATATCGATTGGGACAGCAGCCCGGATCATGCCCACGCACCCAGCGGCGGCCCGGTCCCCGCTGGCGGCCATAATGCGCCTGGTGGTGGGTGA
- a CDS encoding chloride channel protein, giving the protein MRQFIRIPLTGKHIAAVHSRLAAVAGAIILGLAAIVFARMGEVSQNIFLQVVTISRYAPLIVTPLVFAAVAYATLRFFPAARGSGIPQVMAASHSPDLHAGGDLLSLKTAGAKLCGTISMLLVGGSAGREGPTVQISAALMVAVHRWLRVPVSSGIIIAGGAAGVAAAFNTPLAGVAFAIEELASAFEQKVALMVMAAVMISGLVSLGLAGDYVYFGAMNGNLPLLAMLLIAPTAGALGGFFGGIFSRILIAATWPRHPVLIRIRSRPVMFASGCGLVVAITGYVTNGLTWGTGYETTKLLLVGHSSTMSFGPAKFISTLATALSSAPGGIFAPSLSVGAGLGQLISSVFPNSPSGAVVLLGMVGYFTGVVRAPMTAVIIMMEMTADRTMILPLFATALIADAVSTMICRQKLYHALSGQFRSTSHEAKRA; this is encoded by the coding sequence GTGCGCCAGTTTATTCGTATCCCACTGACTGGCAAACATATCGCTGCCGTCCATAGCCGGTTGGCTGCCGTTGCAGGCGCCATCATACTCGGTCTGGCGGCTATTGTTTTTGCTCGGATGGGTGAGGTTTCTCAGAATATTTTTCTGCAAGTGGTGACGATCTCGCGCTATGCGCCTCTCATCGTCACGCCCTTGGTCTTCGCCGCAGTCGCCTATGCCACGCTGCGCTTCTTTCCTGCTGCTCGCGGGTCTGGCATCCCGCAGGTGATGGCCGCCAGTCATAGCCCAGACCTGCATGCAGGGGGGGACTTGTTGTCGCTGAAGACGGCTGGAGCCAAGTTATGCGGCACGATCAGCATGCTACTCGTCGGTGGATCGGCAGGACGCGAAGGTCCAACCGTACAAATCAGTGCGGCACTCATGGTCGCGGTTCATCGCTGGCTTCGGGTGCCCGTCTCGAGCGGCATCATTATCGCGGGGGGAGCGGCAGGCGTGGCGGCAGCTTTCAACACCCCGCTTGCCGGGGTTGCGTTTGCGATCGAGGAGCTGGCATCTGCGTTTGAGCAGAAAGTGGCCCTTATGGTGATGGCCGCAGTGATGATCTCGGGATTAGTGAGCCTCGGTCTGGCGGGAGACTATGTGTATTTCGGGGCGATGAACGGAAATCTGCCGCTCCTAGCTATGCTTCTCATTGCACCGACGGCGGGAGCGCTTGGAGGCTTTTTCGGCGGTATTTTCTCCCGCATTCTTATCGCGGCTACATGGCCGCGCCACCCAGTGCTGATCCGTATTCGGTCTCGCCCCGTCATGTTCGCGTCGGGATGTGGGTTAGTCGTCGCCATCACGGGCTACGTCACGAATGGCCTTACATGGGGCACCGGCTATGAAACCACCAAACTTCTTCTCGTTGGCCACAGTTCGACCATGAGCTTTGGCCCGGCGAAGTTTATCTCCACCCTTGCTACAGCGCTTAGTAGTGCTCCTGGCGGCATATTTGCCCCGTCGCTGTCGGTCGGAGCTGGTCTTGGTCAGTTGATTTCTTCCGTCTTCCCCAACAGCCCTTCAGGCGCCGTGGTACTGCTTGGTATGGTTGGATATTTTACGGGTGTTGTTCGGGCGCCGATGACTGCTGTGATCATCATGATGGAGATGACGGCCGACCGGACTATGATTTTACCCTTGTTCGCGACGGCGTTAATCGCGGATGCCGTCAGCACCATGATTTGTCGCCAAAAACTTTATCACGCTTTGTCGGGGCAGTTCCGCTCCACTTCACACGAGGCGAAGCGGGCTTAG
- a CDS encoding KTSC domain-containing protein, producing the protein MPSTAIRHFHYDTAEHRLDVQFVSGKRYSYFDVPENLAAEMTKATSKGGFFNHHIRDRFPFTRR; encoded by the coding sequence GTGCCATCAACAGCCATCCGCCATTTCCACTATGACACGGCCGAACACCGGCTGGACGTCCAGTTCGTCAGCGGAAAGCGTTACAGCTATTTCGATGTGCCGGAAAATCTGGCTGCGGAGATGACCAAAGCGACCTCGAAGGGCGGCTTTTTCAACCACCACATCCGCGACCGCTTTCCCTTCACTCGACGGTGA